The following nucleotide sequence is from Nitrosopumilus sp..
CTACACTCTAGTTTACAATTACAATACCAGTCATCCAAGGATGGACCATGCAAAAATAATCATAAGTTCCTGCTTCATCAAATGTAAATTCGTAAACATCACCGGACATAAATAAACTAGAATCAAATACACCAGTCACTCCTGCAGTTACAGTGCCACTAGTTACTGTGTGTGCTGCAGAATCATCATTAATCCAAGATACAGTAGAACCTGTAGTTATGGTAACCTCATAAGGCAAATAACATTCGTTTGTTTCTTCACATCCAGGAACAGCAGATCCTGCAGGGATTG
It contains:
- a CDS encoding plastocyanin/azurin family copper-binding protein, with product TPEPTPEPTPEPTPEPTPEPTPEPTPEPTPEPTPEPTPEPTPEPTPEPTPEPTPSSAIVSIPAGSAVPGCEETNECYLPYEVTITTGSTVSWINDDSAAHTVTSGTVTAGVTGVFDSSLFMSGDVYEFTFDEAGTYDYFCMVHPWMTGIVIVN